Within Kutzneria chonburiensis, the genomic segment AGATCGAGCAGCCGGTTGGCCTGCTTCTGCCCGGCCCGGTTGGCCGGGGTCCGCCACACGCAGCTCATCATCATCAGCACGTCGTCGGGGTCGAGGCCGGGCCGGATACTGCCGTCCAGTTGCCCGGCCCGCAGCATCAGGTCGATCGCGCCGATCACCGGGCCGTAGGTCTCATTGGTGACGGAGTCCTTGGCGGCGGCGCTCAGCGCGTCACCGAGGCCGTGCTTGAGCCGGATCTGCGCGGCCAGCCGCTCGAACCAGCGCCGCAGCGCGGCCGGCGGCGGCTCCTTGGCCAGCAGGTCCGGCGCCGAGTCGACCAGCCGCTGCACCTCGGCCCGGTAGAGGGCCAGCACCAGCGCCTCCCGGTTGGGGAAGTGCCGGTAGAGCGTGCCCGGGCCGACCCCGGCCGCCTTGGCGATCGAGTTCAGCGAGGCCTCGCCGTCCTCGGTCAGCAGATCGCGCGCGACCTCGAGAATCCGGGCGTGGTTGGCCTGGGCGTCGCTGCGCGGGGACATCCGTGCCCCTTCCGTGAGCCGAGAATGCGGAGAACTCTCCGATCTTACTCCTCAGGCCGCGGCGGGTAGGGCGAGCAGGCTCTCCGCGGTCTCGACGACCGTCTGCTCGATCGGCCGCGGCCGCCAGCCCAGCACCCGCCGCGCCTTCTCCGAGGTGGCGTCGAAGTTCTTGCCCAGCTGCGGGACGATCAGCCGCAGCTGCGGATTGACCCGGCCCATGGCGCGGGCGACCCAGTTCGGCAGCTCGCGGGTCGGCACCTTGCCGGCCCGCTCGCCCAGGCGGTCCCGCAGGATCTTGGCGATGTCCCGCACCCACAGGCTGGACCCGGACTGGGCGATGAACCGCTCGCCCACCGCCGCCGGGTCGGTCATCGCGCGCAGGTGCAGGTCGGCGACATCCCGCACGTCGACATAGCCGCAGGCGAACTTCAGGCTGGCCGGGACCTCGCCGTCGAGCATGCGGCGGATGAGCCCCAGCGAGGGCGAGTAGTCGGCGCTCAGCACCGGTCCGAGCACGCCGACCGGGTTGACCGCCGCGAGCTCGAGGCCGTTGCCCTCGGTGGCGATGAAGTCCCAGGCCGCGCGTTCGGCCAGCGTCTTGGACTTCTGGTACGGCGGGATGCCGGCGTCGACGTCGGACCAGTCCGCTTCGGTGAACGGCTGCTCGCGATCGGGGTGGCCGTAGGCGACGGCGCCGATAGCCGAGGTCAGGACCACCCTTCGCACCCCGCTGTCGCGCGCGGCCCGCAGGACCCGCAGCACGCCGTCACGGGCCGGCACGATCATCTCGTCTTCGTGGCGGGGCACGCTGGTCAGCGTGGGTGAGGCGACGTGCAGCACGTAGTCGCACCCGTCGACCGCCTCGCGCCAGCCCAGGTCGCTCTTCAGGTCGGCTGCCAGCACCTTCAGTTCGCCGTCGGCCCCGCCCTGCGCCAGCTGGGCGCGCAGGCCGGGCTCTTTGGCCAGGTCGCGGACGGTGGTGCGGACCGAGTGGCCGGCGGCCAGCAGCTCGAGCACGCACCAGCTGCCGATGTAGCCGGACCCGCCGGTCACCAGGACTTCGGCCATGATCATCCACTCCGTTCGGTGTGCGGTCGCCCCTGCCCACCGAAGGTAACGGAGAGCTCTCCGCTTCGTCAACGGGTTATCGGAGAGCTCTCCGTTACACTCTCCACAGTGGATCAGCAGTACAGGTTGTTGCCCGCCGGCACGCCCAGCACGCCGACGATCCGGTTGTAGTTGTCCACCCGGCTCTGCACCTGGGCCGGGTTGCGGCCGTCGCACTCGAGGCTGCCGTTGATGCTGCGGATGGTCTGGCCGAAGCCGGCCCCGTTGACCATCGCGTTGTGGCCGGTCATGGTGCCCGGGCCGGTTTGCGTCATCCAGTACCAGAGGCCGGTCTTCCAGGAGATCGCCGCGTCCTGCTCGACCAGCCAGGGGTTGTCCAGCAGGTCGACGCCGAACGAGTCGCCGGCCGCCTTGTAGTTGAAGTTCCAGCTCAGCTGGATCGGGCCGCGGCCGTAGTAGCTGAACGTGCCGGCCGGGCAGCCGTAGGGGCGGCTGGTGTCGCAGTAGTTGCCGGACTTGTCGATCTCCGTGACATAGACCAGGTTCCCGGTCTCGTGGGCCACGTTGGCCAGGAACGCCGCCGCTTCCTGCTTCTTCACCGTGTCACTGCCGGTGGTGGCGAACGCCGGGAAGGAGCTCATCGCCGCGACCAGGCCGCTGTACGTGTAGAAGCCGTTCCGGCCGGGGAACAGCGAGTTGAACTGCGCCTCACTGACCACGAACCCGCCGCCACCACCGCCACCGGACCCCGGGGCGTTCCACTTCTGGTTGGCCGTGCCGGCGCAGTCCCAGATCTGCAGCCGGGTGCCGTTGGCCGAGCTGTTGTTGCTGGCATCCAGGCACTTGTTCGCCGCGACGTTCACGATGTCGTGAGCCGCCGACACCGTCCAGTTCTGCGCGCCGGTCCCGTTGCAGTCGTAGAGCTGCACCACCGTGCCATTCGCCGTGCCGCCACCCGACACGTCCAGACACTTGCCCAGCGCTTGGATCTGGCCGTTGCCCACCACGTTCCACTGCTGCGCACCCGTACCGTTGCAGTCGTACAGCTGGACCGCCGTGCCGTTGGCACTGTTCGCGCCGGCCACGTCCACGCATTTGCCGCCGATGCCCGTGATCGCGCCGGTGGCCGCCTGCGCCGGCAGGGCGGGCAGGGTCAGCATCGCCGCGACCGTGGCCAGGCCCGCGAGCAGGGCCGAGATTCTTCGTGACATGGTTCTCCTTCAGTGCAGGGCTGAGGGAGACACCGGGCGGAGCCCCGGTGTCTTGAATTCAGGCGCTAGGCGCAGGTCATCGAGCAGGAGGCCGCTGGCCGCCATGGGCGTGCGGCGGTAGCCGAATCGACATCGCTGTCACCTCTCGGGCGGGGGCGAGAGTGGCCGGTACCGGTTCCGGTCGAGACTGAGCAGCAGTATGCCTGGTCTAGACCAGTTTCGGCAATGGCCTTGCCGCGCGGGGCAACCACCGCCTCCAGACACCCGTTTGGCCGGGACGGGGGCGCAGCTGTGAACGCCGGCGGTCATCACCGCCACGCCATCACGCCCCCGCGGACATCCCACCCATGGACAGCCGCGAAACCGCGTCCCGATGGTGAGCAGGGAACCGGCAAGAGCGCGGCGCGGGCACCAAACCGGACCACCTCACCGGCGAAACACGAGTCGGCTGCTGAGGAAGGCAAACGTCGCCGAGTCACGTTGCCGTACGCGAAAACCGGTGCCGACCGGCCGAGACGTCGCCGGTCGGGCGACTACCGGAGCACGATGGTGCGGATCTCCCACGGGCCGAGGGCGACCTCCAACGCGCCACCGGCCGGGATCGTCGACAACGGCCGACCGAGCAGGTCGACGGTGCTCGCCTCGGTGAACGAACCGGTGACGCGGGCGGTGGAACCGGCGTCGGTCATGGCGACGAGGCGCACCTCGATGCCGGCGGGAACGCGACGGACGCTCGACACGGAGATGTCCGTGCCATCGACGGCGATGCCGGAGGCGTCGGCGGGGAGCGGCTGGCCGGCGGGGGCGGTGCCGCGAGTGACGAGTGCATCGTTACGGAAGGCAGCGGCCTGGGCGACGGCGTCGGCGGCCTGCCAACCGGCGGCGGACGGCAGGATGGCGAAACGGTTGTCGATGCGGACGCCGAGTTCCTGCGCGCCGGGCGCGGGGATCTCGGACGCGGCGGGCTCGTCCCGCAGCGGATGGATGTTGACGCTGATCGAACCGATGGCCCGCAGCAACGTGATCGCCAACTCGTCGCCGACGACCTCGTACTCGGTGGCATGGTCGAGCAAGACGGTCGCGGCACCGGCGGTCACGAACTCGCTGGCCGGGAAGGTCGGGATGGGGAACTCGCCCCACCCGCCCTCGGCGGTCAGCCCACGCTCGGTGACGGCGAACTGGCCGGCCGACGCGGAGCCGGCGACCGGTGCGGGCAGCGGCACGTGCCAACGGAGTCGGTGGTCGGCCGACCGGTTGAGGAAAGAGGTCGAAACGCGCACGAAAGGCTCGCCGGCCCGGACCTCGACGAGCGTCTCCACCGGGGTCGACGCGATCTCGGCCCCTCGCACGTCCCGATCGGACGACAGCGCGGTCGGCCACGGATAGGTCCGGGTGATCAACGCCCGCGACCGCAGCGGACCGGTCTCGAGGACCTCGACGACGACGTCCGTCGGCTTGTCGACGAGCACATCCTGGGCCGGCGGACCGTAGTTGTAGCTGTCGCCACGGTCGCCGCCGTCGACCAGCCGCCCGACGCCGCGCAACACGGTGCCGTCGGTTCCGGTGACGTCGAAGGTGCCATCGGTATTGATGTCGACGTCGACGAGACCGTTCGCCAGTCGGTGCGCGGTCGCGGTCGCCGGGGCGAAATTCTGGGCAGCGGTGCCCGGTTCGACGCGGAAGCCGGCCAAGCCGGACGCGGGGACGTCGACCGGCACCAGCACCGTCGCGCGGGCCTCGGCCAGCGTGAGGACGGTCCACTCCCCCGGGTGCGCGGCGGCCGCCTCGGCGACCTCGCGGCGCAAGATCATCAGGTCGAACGGCCCGCTGGTGGGGACTTCGGCGAGATGGAAGACGAGCGAACCCGGGGTGAGCTCGTAGCGGTCGATCTGACGGCCGAACAGCTCGCGGCGGTGAATCCGGCGCAGCACGCGTTCGAGCTGCGAGGCGTCCACGCGCTCGTCGCCGAGGACCGTCGGGGCCAACGAAGTCAGCTGCACCGGCCGCGTCGAGCCGCCGGCGGCGGTCACGACCAGAGCGTCAGTGTCTTGCGGTGTAAGGACATCCACCTCGACGAGCGTCGTCCTGGCGCTGGGCAACGGGTTGGCCACCAGGTAACCGTCGCTGGGCACCAGCGCGGCACGCTCGGCCAAGGCCGCGTCCCGTACTGCCCGAGCGATGTGCGCAGCCTCGGCCAGCCGGCCTTCGACCTGGTCCGCGGTCTCGTCCGTGCCGGAACCGACCACCGAGTCATGGGCCGTCGATTCGATAATCTTGTGCCACGCCAAGGAAAGGAACTGCGACTCGTCCCGCGCCGACCACTGCGCGTTCATCCGCTCGGCGTGGTCGACCGTGCGCTCGGCGACGGCCATCCGCTGCTTGAGCGGACGCCGAACGGACAGCACACCGGGCAGAATGTTACCGCGAACGTGGCTGCGCAGCTCGCCGGTGACGACGGCGGTCACCTCGTCACGGGCTTGCTGCTGAACGTATTCGGCCAACGTGGCAATGGTGATCGGACGCTCCACAGTGGAGTCACGCCGCAGCCAGCTGGCCAGTCGCGGATCGGGCGCGACGTGGTCGGTGCCGGCCATGGCCAGCACCGGATCCGTGCCCCACCGGTGCGCGGTCATCTCCGCGTACTCGTCGAGCGCGCGGCCGATCACGTCCGGCACCAGCAGCACGTCAAGGCCGTTGTCGTAGCCGTCGAACAGGAATTCGGTCCGCACCTCGGAGCCGTCCGGGCCGCGCCAGCGGAAAGCGTGGCCCTGCACCGAACTCGGCACTCCACGCCACAGCGCAGCGTGCTCGATGCCGGCACGGGCCAGGATCTGCGGGATCTGCGCCACGTGCCCGAACATGTCCGGCAGATAGCCGATCGGCATCGCCCCACCGAGTTTGGCCGCCGCGGCCCACCCCATCTGGAGGTTGCGCACGATGGTCTCACCGGAGCACAGGAACTCGTCGAGCAGGATCAGCCACGGCCCGATGGCCAGCTGGCCCCGCTCGACCAGGGCGACGACGCGGTCCCGGTTCTCCGGCCGCATCTCAAGGTAGTCCTCGATCGCGGCCAGCTGACCGTCCACAGTGAACCGGAAGTCGGGATCGGCCTCGGCCGTGTCCAGCACCGTGTCCAGCGCGCGGACCAGCCGGTGGCGGAACACCTGGAAGGGCTCGTACCACTCCCGGTCCCAGTGGAAGTGGGGCACGAACACAGCGTTTTTCGGCATGGCAGAGACCTTCTCCCCAGAGGAACAGCTACTTGACCGACCCGGCGGCCAGCCCCGACCGCCAGAACCGTTGCAGCAGCACGAACACGATGATCACCGGGACGACCGAGACCAGCGCCCCGGTGATCACCGACTCCTGTAGGTCCGGAATGTGCACGGTCTGGCCGTTCCACTCGTACAGGCCGAGTGTGATCGGGAACAGCGACTCCTTCTGCAGCATCACCATGGGCAGGAAGAAGTTGTTCCAGATGGCCACGAACTGGAACAGGAAGATCGTCACCAGCGACGGCGTCATCAGCCGCACCGACACCGAGAAGAACGTGCGCAGCTCGCCGGCGCCGTCCAGCCGGGCCGACTCGAGGATCTCGTCCGGCACCGCGGCGCTGGCGAAGATCCGGGCCAGGTACACGCCGAACGGACTGACGATACTCGGCAGGAACACGGCCAGATAGGTGTTGACCAGGCCGGCCGCCGAGAACAGCAGGAACAGCGGCAGCGCCAGCGCGGTGGTCGGCACCAGCACGCCGCCGAGGATCACCGAGAACAGGAATTCCCGGCCACGGAAGCGAAACTTGGCCAGCGCGTAGCCGCACAACGCGGAGATCAGGGTGCCGACACCGGCGCCGAGCACCGCGTAGATCACGCTGTTCAGCGCCCACTGGACGAAGATCCCGTTGCTCCGGCCGAACAGGTCGCCGAGGTTCTCGAACAGGCGGAAGTGCGAGAACGCCAACCCGAACGTGGAGACCAGGTCGCCCTGCGGCTTGGTCGCCGCGACGAACAGGAAGTAGATCGGCAGCAGGAAGTAGATGGCCAGCACGAACATGATGGCCATCGCCGCGGTGCGGCTGACCGGATTCTGCTTGTTCACAGGCCAACCCTCCTCGACGTGAGTCGCATGAACCCGACGCTGAGCACGAACGTGATCACCGCGAGCAGCACCGAGATGGCCGCCGCCTGCTGGTAGTTGTTGCCCGATGCCACCGCGTAGGCCAGCATGTTCGGCGTGAACGTGCTGGAGATGTTGGACGAGATCTGGCGCAGCACGGCCGGTTCGGCGTAGAGCTGGAGCGTGCCGATGATCGAGAACACCGTGGTCAGCACGATCGACGGGGCGATGATCGGCACCTTGATCCGCCACGCGATGGCCCAGTCGCTGGCCCCGTCGAGCCTGGCCGCCTCGTACAGGTCCGGCGGGATCGCCTGCAACGCCGAGAACATGATCAGCATGTTGTAGCCGGTCCACAGCCAGGTCGAGACGTTGGCCGCGGACCACAGCACGGCCCCTGGCCCGAGGAAATCCGGTTGCAGGCCAATGCCTTTGAACAGCTCGACGACCGGGCTCAGCTGCGGCGAGTACAGGAACGCCCACATGATCGCGGCGATCACGCCGGGCACCGCGTACGGCATGAACGCGGCGATCCGGAAGAACGACTTGAGCTTGAGCATCGGCGCGTCCAGCAGCAGGGCCATGGCCAGCGCCAGGAACAGCATCACCGGCACCTGAACGATGCCGAACAGCGCGATACGGCCGATGCTGCCCCAGAACTCGGAGTTCTGCAGCGCCTGCGCGTACTGGGTGAAGCCGCCGAACGTGGTGTAGAGCGTGCCGTACTCGCCGCCGGTGCGGCGCACCACGAGGAAGCTCTGCCACACCGCGTAGGCCACGGGCACCAGGTAGAACAGCACGAACGGCAGGATGAACGGCAGCACGAACGCGAGGATGGTGACCGCGCGCGGGCGGCCGACGCCACGACGGCGACGGCCTCCCGCTGCTGTGACGGCAAGGTCGGTCATGCCGAGGTCAGTTCCCCGCCACGGCCGGGATCGCCTGCGCCTTCATCGACGACAGGGCCGTCGACTGCGCGGTGGCCAGCGCGTCGGTGAGCGTGCCGTTGCCGGCCGTCGCCTTGGCCATCGCGTCCTGGAGCGCGACGTTCACCGCCTTCTGCGTCGGCCCCCAGGTGAAGCTGGTGTCGACCTGCTTGGAGGAGTCGGCGAAGACGTCGAAGATCTTCTGGTTGTTGTAGTACGGAACCCCTTGCGACAGCTGGGGAAGCTGAAGGCCGGCGGTCGCCGCCGGGTAGAGGCCGCCGACCTTGTTGGACAGCGCGAGCGCCTCCGGGTCGCTGTTGAGCCACAGGTTGAACTTGACCGCCTCGTAGAGGTGCTGGCCGCCCTTCATGAAGGCCACCGTCGAGCCGCCCCAGTCGCCCGACGCGGCGCTGCCGTTCCACGTCGGCATCGGCACGACCGTCCACTTGCCCGCCTGGTCCGGCAGGTTGTCCCGGAAGTTGCCGTAGCCCCAGGCCGCGCCGACATAGGTGGCGATCTGGTTCTTCTCGTACGCCGCGTACATCGGGGTGGAGGTGTTGGCCAGGTCGGTGCGCACCAGCTTGGCACTGATCAGCTTCTGCCAGTAGTCCGCGACCTGCTTGCTCTGCGCGGAATTCACCGTGACGTGCCAGGTGTCGCCGCTGTAGTCGTACATCTTCGCCTTGGCCTGCCAGAGAAGTCCGTTGAACCACTCGGCGTTGTTGGGGTCGAAGAACGTGATCGTCAGGTTCGGGTCGGCGGCGTGCAGCTTCTGCGCGTCGTCCGCGTACTCGTCCCAGGTCTTGGGGATCGACAGGCCGTGCTGGCTGAAGATGTCGCTGCGCACGTAGAGGGCCATCGGGCCGGTGTCCTGCGGGATCGCGAACACGCCCGTGCCGCCGAAGCTGCTCTGGGCCCACGTCCACGGCACGAACTTCGACTTGGCCGCCACCGCGTCGGCGCAGGCCGAGGCGTCCACGAACGCGCCCTGGGTGCGCTGGTCCGGCAGCTCGTCGTAACCCACCTGGGCCAGGTCCGGCGCCGTGCCCGCCTTCAGTGCGTTGCCGATGGCCCCGTACTGGTCGTTGGCGATGTTCTTGGTCTGCACCTGGATGTTGGGGTTTTCCTTGTTCCACAAGGCAACCACCTGGTCCATGCCGGACACGGTGTTCCAGTACTGGAGCGTCACCTTGCCCGGCGATGGCGTGCAGGAGGCGGCGGCCGAACTGTCCGATGCGGACGGTGGCGACGA encodes:
- a CDS encoding ABC transporter substrate-binding protein, producing MDQVVALWNKENPNIQVQTKNIANDQYGAIGNALKAGTAPDLAQVGYDELPDQRTQGAFVDASACADAVAAKSKFVPWTWAQSSFGGTGVFAIPQDTGPMALYVRSDIFSQHGLSIPKTWDEYADDAQKLHAADPNLTITFFDPNNAEWFNGLLWQAKAKMYDYSGDTWHVTVNSAQSKQVADYWQKLISAKLVRTDLANTSTPMYAAYEKNQIATYVGAAWGYGNFRDNLPDQAGKWTVVPMPTWNGSAASGDWGGSTVAFMKGGQHLYEAVKFNLWLNSDPEALALSNKVGGLYPAATAGLQLPQLSQGVPYYNNQKIFDVFADSSKQVDTSFTWGPTQKAVNVALQDAMAKATAGNGTLTDALATAQSTALSSMKAQAIPAVAGN
- a CDS encoding TetR/AcrR family transcriptional regulator, translated to MSPRSDAQANHARILEVARDLLTEDGEASLNSIAKAAGVGPGTLYRHFPNREALVLALYRAEVQRLVDSAPDLLAKEPPPAALRRWFERLAAQIRLKHGLGDALSAAAKDSVTNETYGPVIGAIDLMLRAGQLDGSIRPGLDPDDVLMMMSCVWRTPANRAGQKQANRLLDLVLDSIRV
- a CDS encoding carbohydrate ABC transporter permease, with protein sequence MAIMFVLAIYFLLPIYFLFVAATKPQGDLVSTFGLAFSHFRLFENLGDLFGRSNGIFVQWALNSVIYAVLGAGVGTLISALCGYALAKFRFRGREFLFSVILGGVLVPTTALALPLFLLFSAAGLVNTYLAVFLPSIVSPFGVYLARIFASAAVPDEILESARLDGAGELRTFFSVSVRLMTPSLVTIFLFQFVAIWNNFFLPMVMLQKESLFPITLGLYEWNGQTVHIPDLQESVITGALVSVVPVIIVFVLLQRFWRSGLAAGSVK
- a CDS encoding glycoside hydrolase family 19 protein; the protein is MSRRISALLAGLATVAAMLTLPALPAQAATGAITGIGGKCVDVAGANSANGTAVQLYDCNGTGAQQWNVVGNGQIQALGKCLDVSGGGTANGTVVQLYDCNGTGAQNWTVSAAHDIVNVAANKCLDASNNSSANGTRLQIWDCAGTANQKWNAPGSGGGGGGGFVVSEAQFNSLFPGRNGFYTYSGLVAAMSSFPAFATTGSDTVKKQEAAAFLANVAHETGNLVYVTEIDKSGNYCDTSRPYGCPAGTFSYYGRGPIQLSWNFNYKAAGDSFGVDLLDNPWLVEQDAAISWKTGLWYWMTQTGPGTMTGHNAMVNGAGFGQTIRSINGSLECDGRNPAQVQSRVDNYNRIVGVLGVPAGNNLYC
- a CDS encoding carbohydrate ABC transporter permease, with amino-acid sequence MTDLAVTAAGGRRRRGVGRPRAVTILAFVLPFILPFVLFYLVPVAYAVWQSFLVVRRTGGEYGTLYTTFGGFTQYAQALQNSEFWGSIGRIALFGIVQVPVMLFLALAMALLLDAPMLKLKSFFRIAAFMPYAVPGVIAAIMWAFLYSPQLSPVVELFKGIGLQPDFLGPGAVLWSAANVSTWLWTGYNMLIMFSALQAIPPDLYEAARLDGASDWAIAWRIKVPIIAPSIVLTTVFSIIGTLQLYAEPAVLRQISSNISSTFTPNMLAYAVASGNNYQQAAAISVLLAVITFVLSVGFMRLTSRRVGL
- a CDS encoding SDR family oxidoreductase encodes the protein MAEVLVTGGSGYIGSWCVLELLAAGHSVRTTVRDLAKEPGLRAQLAQGGADGELKVLAADLKSDLGWREAVDGCDYVLHVASPTLTSVPRHEDEMIVPARDGVLRVLRAARDSGVRRVVLTSAIGAVAYGHPDREQPFTEADWSDVDAGIPPYQKSKTLAERAAWDFIATEGNGLELAAVNPVGVLGPVLSADYSPSLGLIRRMLDGEVPASLKFACGYVDVRDVADLHLRAMTDPAAVGERFIAQSGSSLWVRDIAKILRDRLGERAGKVPTRELPNWVARAMGRVNPQLRLIVPQLGKNFDATSEKARRVLGWRPRPIEQTVVETAESLLALPAAA